The nucleotide window AGCAGTGACATCGGTGTGTGTGCCATTACCCGAGTTATGGTATAACCTAACGACTTCGTTTGCATTTACTACAAGAAGATCTCTTTCGCCATCGTTATCATAATCAGCCCACAACACTGTTTTGGAGCGGAACAATTCAGAAATTCCCATTGGAGTAACTCGATCTCTGAAATCTGTAGTTCTATTTCTAAAGATCATCATATTTTCAGTTGTTTGAGTACTCAGGGTAATATCATCTTTACCGTCCATGTTTATATCGGCAAAGCTAACCCCACCTGCAAAGAATGAACCATTCCAAGAATGATCAATCCCCATGGGGATTGCAACATCAGTGAATGTTTGTGCCTTCACACCAGCTGACACTATCAGCAGACTTAAAAGCACGAGAAAGAACGTTTGTACTGTTTTCATTTTAACCTCTCGTTAATGATTTGTGATTATTAATTGTATAAAAACTTATTTTTCGGTTACTAATTATTATTCACTAGTTGAGTGATTTATTATTTTTTGTAAAAAGGGATTTTTAAATCAATTAAGCAAAATTTGGTTAGTGATAATAGTTTATTTTGATTTAAATGTCAAATGGTTTCTAGATTTTTTTTTAAAACATTTAGAATTAGTAGAAGAGATAAAATCAAGTACTGTACCACAGAAAACGAATGATTATATCAAACTTAGCAAATTTATTTTATGTCAGATGTATCAGAATAAAAATTGATACTATAAAGAGACATTTACATTTTCGCTAACAGCGTTATAATTTCCTATAGTTGAGTTCAATTCATTTGTGAAACCAGGACTTTGCTAATTCACTAGTCTTCAAATAATTTAGAAGCAAATCAGAAATTTTACTTTTTCCCTGATCATTTGGATGAGTCCCGTCCGGTTCAAAGTCACTAATCTCCCAAACCAACCCATCACTTCTTGGAGTTAATGCATTAGCCCATAGATATGGACCCCAAAGTAAAAGTGGAGCCTGAACCGTACCTTTTAATGGATCAAAATTTAACTCAGCACTACCATTAATCTGATCGAGGATTAACCATCTTACTGCGAATCCGCTTTCGTAAGCGTAAGGTTCGGGATTTTTATCGATTAGTGCATAACCACCATAACTGCGACTCGATAAATATACAATTTTAATGTTGGGGAAATTCTGCTTAAGTCTTTGCATAGTGGTTATTAGATATTCCTTCAGTGTTTCGGTGGCTTGGGGCCAGCCAGTGCTGGGGTATGCTAAAGCTAATTTTACCCAGGCAACCTGAACTTGTTCATTCGTTAGCCCATCATTTTGAATCCTTTGTTCAAGCACTTGCCAAGGTTCGTCAGTGCCTGCCCAGTCTTCAGCAGTCATTCCAACTTGAGCTCCATTGGTGATTTCAAGAAAGGGGGAGGTTTCAGAGTCTGAATTGGCAAGAGAAATAAAATCTTTAAACTCAATCGAAGTGTTTGACATGCCGATAGAAATAAATCCGATTTTCCCATCTGAAGATGAGTCACCGTTTTCGTCCAGCGGAGTTATTTCATTAAGTATATTTTGGGCTGCGCTTATATGATCTGCGGGTGGTTCATTCGATCCATTTCCATACAATCCACCCTCCTCGCCGTTGTAGGTTTCAGAGGAACTCATATCCATTATTGGGACTAAATTACTAAAATCATTTCCAGTATTGACCGAGTTGGACTTGTTGGAACCGCATCCTGCTTGGATTACGATTACCAAAACTACTATATAAAGTAAATATTTTATTTTGTTTTTATACACAAAATTTTGATTCCTAAATTTCATTTTCTATTTCCTGAATTCTGATTATTATTTCGATTGGTTATAATTGGTAGATGCCGAGCGATAAACAAGGCACTTATTTTTTACCTTCTCCCCTATTTTTTCCTGTTTAGTATTTCATCCGTCCTTATAAAATCCTTGTACCAATTATTCTCATTTTCTTTCTCTCTGCTTAGCTGTGAATCTGTGTTATCGTGCCAGCGACGGCATAAATAAAGTGGCTCGAAAATTCTTGATATTTTATAATTTCGAATTATTTCTAATACTACTGCGTAATCTTCACCATAACTTACATTTGGAAATTGAATTTGTCTTATCAACGGTGTATAATAAGCTCGCGGTGCTCCCAGCCCATTTATTCTTAATGCATTGTTACTGCCATTGTCATCTGTCCATTCTGTGTGGTTAATAATTCCGGGGGGAATTTCATTCAATTGAAAATCAACAAGTTTATAACTTCCGATTAACATCGCGGTTTTTTCCTGATAAAATTTGGAAATTATTTTTTTTAATGTTTGGTCATCAAGATACAAATCATCACTGTCAAGCTGGACAGAAAATTTTCCGCATCTTTCATCGTTAATTGCTAAATTCCAACACCCTCCTATTTCCAACGTTCTATTTTCAGGGATAATGTGAATTACTCGCGGATCTTTTTTGTTGAAGGATTTAATGATTGAAGACGTTTTGTCATCTGAATGGTTATCAACAACAATAACATTAAACTCAAATTCTGTTTTTTGTCCAAGTGCTGATTTTATTGCATCAGCAATTGTAGCCTCACGGTTCTTTACAGGAATAATTACTGAAGCCTCATACTTGAATGACGATTCATTTATTTCAATTAGTTTTGAAGGATTGGAAATGAATGCGCCAATTTTTTTTAAATGATCTGTTACAACTTTCTCTCTTTCAATTTGAATATCCTTTTTTGATATATCCACATATTCAAATTGTTTTTCAAAATGAATTTTATCTGTTGATTTCTTTTGTAAGTAAAGCCATTCTGGAATTCTTTTTATCACTGAATTTCTGGAGGCAAATAAAACCAGCGAGTAAAAACCAGAGCAAGTTAATTCTCCAAGTTCGTTTGAATATTTTTGAAGTAAATCCCTGCTTATCAATACCATAGAGCCAAAATCGAAATCGTCTCTTACGCTGCCATATTGATAATCAATTAAAGGATTTGATTTAAAGATTTCTCCCTCCAAAATTTTATAGTCAGAGAAAGTAATTCCAGCTGAGTATGTCTCCGCAATTTTTATTAACCTAAATATTGCCTGAGTATTTATTTCAATTTGATTCTTATCGAAAACGAAAAGTGCAAAATCTGTTTTTGTCCTGTTTAATAATTCATCAACAACTAATGAACTAAAAATATTTTTAATAAGTATTTCATTAGGGGAAGCATGAATTTCTTTATCATTTTTATTTGATAAAAAAATTATCTTTTCAACCAACTCATGGGCAAGTAATTGTCTGGCTAAAATACTACCTTGCCCATTGCCCGTTGAATAAAGAAATGCTGTTATTTTTTTATTATTCATCTTGATTCAATTCCTGTTTATAAAAACGGATAACACGGTCAGTCAAAATATTTAGATCAAATTTGTTGACCGCACGCTCTCTTGCTTTCACCCCCATATGTAACCCTAATCCAGGTTCTGAAAGTAGTTTCTGAATTTTCTCTGCAAGATCGTTGGCATTTTTATTTTCAAAAAGAAATGATGTTTCTCCATCAATTGCGATGTCAAGTACTCCATCCGAATTAGAGCAAACAGATGGTTTCGCCATTGCCATGGCTTCCACCAAAGCAATTCCAAAGGCTTCCGAGTGTGAAGGAAAAACAAAAATATCCATCGCTGCTAAGACTTCCGGGGTATCGCTTCTGAATCCCGTGAATAAAATATTTTCTATACTAAGTTGAGAGGCTAATTTTATTATTTGAGTTGCATAATCATCCTCACCGTGACTGGCTTCTCCGACAATCAAAAAGCGTAATTTATCATTCTTCTCATTTAATTGTTTTGCCGCAGCGAGAAATTCTTCGTGACCTTTGCCCGGACTGAATCTTGCAAGCATTCCAATTACAATTTCATTATTTGATATTTTCAATTCGGTTCTAACTTTTTTTCTATCAACTTTTTCGGGGTCAAACCTTTCAGTATCAATTCCATTATGAAGTAAAATAATTTTATCTTCAGTCAAAGCAGTTGTTTCGAGTAGATTTTTTTTAATCACATTACTTATTGCAAAGGCTTTATTTACTCTATTGTAAATCTTGTTATGAAGGAAATCCTTTTTTTCAATAAATGAACCTACCTGTTTTGTGAAAAACAAAGGCACCTGTAATTGAAATATTTTTAGAGCCGGAACCAGAAGCCATAAGTCTTTCGAGGCTTGCGTGTGAATTAAATCAAATGCTTCTTTGCGTAATGTTAAGCCGCATTTGATGATTTCGGAAGGATTAAAATATCCGCGAAACTTTATTGCGTGTGTAAGTATTCCGGCAGCGCTTGCTTCAACATGAATTCGTGAATCCCGAATACAAAGAAGTTTCACTTCATTATTCCTTCGAATGAGCTGCTTAGCTGCTGTTAATGTAAACATCTCCATCCCCCCCCAGCTTTTTGAAAGACAGGAATATAAAATTTTCATCTTGCTGTCTAATAAATTTTTGTGATTCGTGCATTACTAAAATAATGCATCAAAATTTCGTCAAACATAAACCCCCGGTATGCCATTACTGCAGCACCAATTTGACAAAGCCCGACACCATGCCCCCATCCTGCACCCCATATTATAAATCGCATTGGAATGCTATCTCTAAGTTCTCCTCTTTCAATCACAATTGCTGAACTCAGCAAATGAGTTTTTGAAAGAACTTTTCTAATTTCCAATTCTTTACCTATAACAAAAGTTTTTTTTGAGCCTACAATTCTAAGCTTTACCAGTCTTGCAGATTTTCCTCTTTCAACAGGTTGAAGGTCAATAATGCTTCCGAAATCAATTCCGGTTTTTTGTTTTATTATGTCAGAAAGTTCCTGCTGTGTATATTCAACTTTCCAGCGGTAAAAATTTTTTGTCTCACGATCATAATCCTGCAATACTTGCGAAAGAATCCGATTATCCAATGTATTACAAAACGCAGGCGGATTTCCTTTGATCCATTTACTAGAATTTGCTTCACTGGTGAAATCGAGATTATAATTATCCGGTTCAAATTTGTAATCAAGAACAGATTTTAAATAATTATGATGAACAGGCTGCCAAACATTTTCGAATTCTTCAGTAATTCCTCCGCAGGATTGAGAATAACGGGCATCGCAAATATTTCCACTATCAGTAAGCACTTGCCCCATTGTTTGTTCGATTGCCTGGCGTGCAATTTCAGTTGTTATTTTTGTTACGCCATGAAATCTTTGGCAGTGATCATCAGAACAAACATCATAAAGCTCATGCTCCTGTTTATCATACCAAACTATTTTTTCACTTTCGCTTTTATTTTCAATTTGAGCCGGGACAGATTCAACTTCACTTTTTTCTATTGATTTATTTTCCAACTGACGCAGAAGCCAGCTTCTTGAAACAATAGCATGAGCTTTCAATAATTGCAAGGAAGATTTTGCACTCATCTCCGAAGAGATAACACTGACAAGATAATTTTCAAGAGGGAGGAAATTTATTGCAATGATCTTTTGCCCGTGCTTTAAAAGTTTAAGCTGATAAATAAACCTCTGTTTCTCTTTTCTCTCCCAATGAAATTCTTTACCGATTGGTACCTCTTTAATCAAAAACGATTCTGCAATCGGGTCTGTCGGTTCAAATATGATTTCATCACTGATTTCCATTTTATCGGATTTACTTCGGCAAATAATTCTGTCATTAATTATTTCAGCGGAAAAGGGTCCGCTGAAAATTTGTCGAAATCCGAAAGAATGAAAGTCGCCGTATAACTCAAAATCAATTTTATCGGCCGTTAAAATCCCGACAGTAATCCACGGCTCTTGTTTAAATTTTTTCATTAATAATTTCTCAAATCCACTTTTTGTGAACCAAATATAATGATAAGCGCAGAAATATTTATTCAGCAATAGATATGACTTATTAGCAAATTATTTTCAATCTCTCTAAATTGAATAAAAAGAATAATCATTTTATAAATCATAATGGTTCAAAAAGAAAAAGTAAGTATAATCGGGTTTCCTATGGATCTTGGATCCGGCAGGCGGGGTGTTGATATGGGTCCTTCAGCTCTAAGGATTGCTGAACTTAGTTCCAAGTTAATAAATCTTGGTTATGAGGTTGAAGATTTAGGAAATGTTCAAATAGAAATAATGGAACGCCAAAAAGTTACTGACGAAAAACTCAAATACTTAAATGAAATTCTAAAGACATCAAAACTATTAGCGTCAAAAGTTGAAAATATTTTAGGTAGAAATAGATTTCCATTGATAATTGGCGGTGATCATTCTATGGCAATAGGAACAATTGCAGGTATTTCGGCTCATTGTAAGAAGAACAAATTACGACTCGGTGTAATCTGGATTGACGCACACGCGGATATGAATACAGATAAAACCACTCCTTCGGGAAATATTCATGGAATGCCATTGGCGGCATGCATGGGTGTGGGAAATGAAAAGCTGGTTAATTTTTATGGATTCGCTCCAAAAGTTAAACCCGAAAATGTTGCCCTAATCGGAATCAGAAGTGTTGATAGTGAAGAAAGAAAAACAATCAAAAAACTTCAGGTACCGGTCTATACTATGTCTGATGTTGATAAGCTTGGTATTCACAGAATTATTTCGAGAGTACTGAAGCAATTCAAAGAAAAGGTTGATCATATTCACGTTAGTTTTGACGTTGATAGTGTGGATCCATCAGTAGCTCCGGGCGTTGGAACACCTGTTGCAGGGGGTTTGAGTTATCGTGAAACTCACTTACTGATGGAATCAATTGCTGAGTGCGGATGTATGTCTTCATTAGAGGTCACCGAAGTAAACCCAATTCTGGATAATAGAAATCAAAGTGCCGTATTTACAGTTGATGTTATTGCGTCAAGCATGGGGCAGCGTATTTTGTGAACAGTTCGAAAATTATTTTCCCCATCGTTATCCTTTTGCTGCTTGTATTTTATACTTTGAAATTTTTCGATGTGATTTATTTTTCTTTAGTTGAATTGGCAGCGTTCATTTTTTGTTTCTGGGGTTTTAAAAAAGCTGTGGATGGATTTAGTTCTGCTGATCGCAGAAAAGTTTTCTTCGGTACAATAATCTTTCTTTCTAGCCTGACCGTAATCATCCTTTATCATTTCGAATTTTTTACTATTAGAGAAATGATTATACCTGTAATATTAATGATACTGGGTGGGGGTTTTCTCATGCTGTTTTTTACCTCTACCGATAACATAATGCTGGCGTTTGTATCCGCTGTATTATTTGGTTTTAGTTTATTAATAGTTATAAATAGTGGCAGGGCTGATATAGTGCTTTTCTTAAAAAACCTTTGGGAGCTTATTCTAAACTTGTGGTATTTGTTCTTGTTGTTATTCGGGATAGTCTATTTATTCAATAGAAAGTGAATTCACTCAATACCCCCTTCAAATAAAATTTTACTCCCGGGTGCATCCGTCTTGTCATCAGGGTCTTCAATTAATAAAAATTTACTTCCGGGCTGAATTAAAAAATCTGAAAAAGTAAAGTTTTTAAAATCCATTCGCTGTAAAGAAGTAAAGACACTCAAGGAATAATAATCTGCTCCAACATTTCCCCAAAGATGATATGCTCTGCCCGTTTCGATAGCAGGTAATTCCGATAGCTGCAAAACACCCCTGCCTTCTGATGGATCAAGAAATACTTTGGCAAATCCGTTATCAAGTTTATTTGTTCTTTGCAGATTTACAACTCTTAATTCCCTGGAATCGAGAATGGCTTGCAAAGAGGAATTGCCTTCAAACTGAGCTGAAAGAGTTGTGATTTCCTGATTTAGATGATCAACCTGCATTTGATAATTATCTACATCCGAAGAGAACTTGAAATACATAATTACTAATCCAACAGCAACTATAAAAAACAAAACGAAAGAAATAATTTGAAACAGATAACTTTTTTTCTTCGGTGCATAATCCTCAAATGTGTTTCGTCTGCTTTCAGGCTTATAAGGTAAAACATGCTTGCTGCTTTGCGGAATATTTAATTCAGTACTTCTATCTTCTTCCTGAATATCAATTCCCGGTTCGTTAGTAATAAGCTGGGAATTTTCTTTTTGTGACTCTGCTTTTACTTTACCAACAAGTTTTTCGATTTCATTCTCAAGCTTCGTGCTTACATTTTCAAGCGATTCAACTTCCTCAAACTCATCATCAATTTTCATTAAACTTGGCGGCTCTTCATCAACCGGAAAATCTACTCCCGGGGTTTCCTCTTCAACTTGAACAGCAGGCAAGTCTTCCAAAATATTTTCTTGAATTTCGGTGGTTGGTTCACTGATAATTTCAGAATTGTTCAAAGTCGCCTGTTTCACTTTTGTCCTTATCTCGTCTTTTATCCGATAAAGTTTTCTTGCAACTTTATCTTTCAATTGAGATGGAGGGTTTTCAATTTGTAGAGTGACAGGCAGTAGTGACAAATCATTTTGAAGTGCTGCCAGCTCGGTTAGGAAAGAATCATCTTGAAATTCAGAAGAGTCCTTTAATTCAGAGAGTTTTTTCCAGCCGAAAGAAATAGCAAGTTGAAGTTCTTTTCTTTCTTCTGTAGTCATACTGCCTCCCCCTTAGATAGATTATCTCTCAAAATATTTACAGCAACTTTAATTTTGGCTTTCACCGTTTGCGGTGGGATGTGAAGTCTTGCCGCAATTTCATCAGAAGTTAATCCTTCGTAATAGGCAAGGTTAATTACGTATTGCTGGGCGTCAGTCAATTTTTTAAATGCCTTATCTATTATTTCTTTTCTATCCAGTGCCAGTTTTATCTCGGGCAATTCTGATTTTAAAATGGAGTGTGGAATTATATTCTCATCTTCAAAAGAGTCATCATATTCCGGAAGAGACGTTGAATCTTTTTGCCGGCTTAAAAAATCCAACGCTTTATTTCTTGTTAGATTAATAATCCAACTGTAAACATTTCCATTGTCGAAGTCGAATAAATTGCTTTTGCGCCAGATGATTACAAAAACATCGCTAAGAATTTCCTCACAATATTTTTCTTCCCCGAAATCTTTTTAACCATTGTAAAAAGTATTGGAGAATACCGATTGTATAATAATTCTAACGCTTTGGAATCAAATTCTGATACCTTACGCATTAGTTCTATATCTGAAAAATTGGTGCCTGTTATCATCACATTATTTAGAGAAGTTTTTATGTTACTGCAAAACTAAATTTAAGTAGCATTAAAATCAACTTTTATTAGAAAAGTTTCAACGAGATAATTATAAAACTTCGCTAATTTTATAGTTAATTTTCTTAAATCCTTATTTAGTATTTTTAACAGTTAAATAGATTAAACAACGAAATGACTTCAAATGAAATAAGACAACAATTTTTAGTTTTTTTTAAAAGTAAACAACACCGGATAGTGCCATCCTCTCCGGTTGTTCCGTATGATGACCCAACTTTGCTTTTTACAAATGCAGGGATGAATCAATTTAAAGATGTTTTTCTTAATACTGGAAAACGTGAATATCTTCGTGCAGCCGACACGCAAAAATGTATCCGCGTTTCAGGCAAACACAATGATCTTGAGGAAGTCGGGCACGATACTTATCATCATACTTTTTTTGAAATGCTTGGCAATTGGTCGTTTGGTGATTACTATAAAAAAGAAGCAATTAAATGGGCTTGGGAATTACTAACAGAAGTTTGGAAATTGCCGAAGGAAAGACTTTGGGCAACGGTTTATAAAGATGATGACGAAGCTCTTAAATTTTGGGAAACTCAAACTGATATAAATCCGAAACACATTTTAAAATTTGCAGAGAAAGATAATTTTTGGGAAATGGGTGAAACCGGTCCGTGCGGTCCGTGTTCGGAAATTCACATTAATGTTGGTGATGATTTTGATAATCCCAAATACGTAAATGCCGGCGTTCCCGAATGCATCGAAATTTGGAATCTTGTTTTCATTCAATATAACCGTGACGAATCAGGAAAACTTAATGACTTACCTGCAAAACACGTTGATACAGGGATGGGCTTCGAGCGCGTTTGTGCAGTACTTCAAAATAAAAAATCAAACTATGATACCGATGTTTTTACTCCGCTGATTAATAAAATTGAAGCGATAAGCAGCATAAAGTATAAAGCAAAAGATCACCAGATAGCAATGCGCGTAATCGCTGATCATATTCGAGCGCTTACTTTTGCAATTGCTGATGGCGCTGTGCCGGGCAATGAAGGGCGGGGCTATGTACTGCGAAGAATTTTAAGACGCGCAGCTCGTTACGGCAGAAAGTTAAAATTAAATGAACCTTTTCTTTTCCAGCTTGTGACGGTTATTTCTGAAACGATGGGGGGTGTATTCCCTGAAGTGAATGAAAAGAAAGAATACGTGCAAAAGGTAATCAAAGCTGAAGAAGAAAGTTTTAACGCTACACTTGATCGTGGGATAGAGCTGTTCGATGAAGTAATTAAAAAACTCAATCATAAAAAATTGAAAACTATTCCCGGCGAAGCGGTATTTAAACTTTATGATACATTCGGTTTTCCTGAGGACCTCACAAATATCATGGCTCAGGAAAAAGGATTTACAATTGACGAAGATGGTTTTAATAAGTTAATGGATCAGCAAAAGGAACGTGCACGCGATGCTTCAAAGGACAAGTTTGCTTCAGTTAATATTTCCGCAAACGACCTTTCGACTTTTAATCTTTTGAATAATTCTGCAACAGAATTTACAGGCTACACCGAACTAAAATCAACTGCGAAAGTCATTGGAATTAAAATCGAAAATGATAATGAGTTGATTATCCTCGATAAGTCTCCCTTCTATGTAGAATCGGGCGGACAAATAGATGACCTCGGAAAACTGATTTTCGAATCTAATTCTTTTAATGTTGTTGATGTTTTTAAAGTTGATAACAGAATTATTCATGTCATGGAGAACGACAGCAAAAATATTTTGAGACCCGGGACTGAACTGATTGCCGAAGTTGATTCAAACCGCCGATGGGATATTATGCGAAATCATTCTGCTACTCATTTCCTTCATAAAGCTTTGCGAACAATTATCGGAACTCATGTTCAGCAGGCTGGGTCTTATGTTGGGCCAGATAGACTGCGATTTGATTTTTCTCACTTCGCAAAATTGAGCACCGAAGAATTACAAGACATCGAAGCACTCGTTAATGAACAACTCCGCAGAAATCTTAAGTTGATTCATCATCGCGATACACCATTTGAACAAGCAAAGAAAATGGGCGCACTAATGTTCTTCGGTGATAAGTACGGCGACAAGGTTAATGTTGTTCAGTTCGGCGATTTTACTATGGAGTTCTGCGGCGGTACTCATGTCTACAATTCTTCGGAAATTGGTTTATTCAAAATAATCAGTGAATCTTCTGTTGCCAGCGGCGTAAGGAGAATTGAAGCGGTTACAGGTGCCGGAGTTGAAAAATATATTCATTCACAACTTGAACAACTCAAAACAGGCGAACAAAAAATCGAAGAACTTTACGAAGCTAAAAAGAAACTTGAAAAAGAAATTGCCGAATTGCGGATGAAAGATAAGCTCGGACAGCTTGATCATATCCTCTCCCTTTCATCTGAAGAAAAAGGAATAAAAATATTTAAAGGAAAAGTTCATGCCGATAGTATGGATGAACTAAAATCCTTTGGCGATGAAATGAGAAGTAAAATGGGCAGCGGTGTTGGCGTTCTAATAGCACAAATTGACGATAAAGCGGGCATTGTTGCCGTTGTCAGCGACGACCTGATCAAGCAGAAGAATCTCAGCGCCGGAAAAATTGTTGGCGAGCTTGCAAAACTTGTCGGCGGCGGAGGGGGTGGACGTGCACATCTTGCAACTGCCGGCGGTAAAGATGTTCAGCATATTGTTACGGCACTAACTAAAGTTGAAAAAATTATCTCGAAATTTTTATAGCAAAACGAAAACAATTGTAAAGAATTGCCGCCCGATAAATAATAATGATTAAATGGAGATTTTATGTTCGAAGTTGATTT belongs to Ignavibacteriales bacterium and includes:
- the alaS gene encoding alanine--tRNA ligase — protein: MTSNEIRQQFLVFFKSKQHRIVPSSPVVPYDDPTLLFTNAGMNQFKDVFLNTGKREYLRAADTQKCIRVSGKHNDLEEVGHDTYHHTFFEMLGNWSFGDYYKKEAIKWAWELLTEVWKLPKERLWATVYKDDDEALKFWETQTDINPKHILKFAEKDNFWEMGETGPCGPCSEIHINVGDDFDNPKYVNAGVPECIEIWNLVFIQYNRDESGKLNDLPAKHVDTGMGFERVCAVLQNKKSNYDTDVFTPLINKIEAISSIKYKAKDHQIAMRVIADHIRALTFAIADGAVPGNEGRGYVLRRILRRAARYGRKLKLNEPFLFQLVTVISETMGGVFPEVNEKKEYVQKVIKAEEESFNATLDRGIELFDEVIKKLNHKKLKTIPGEAVFKLYDTFGFPEDLTNIMAQEKGFTIDEDGFNKLMDQQKERARDASKDKFASVNISANDLSTFNLLNNSATEFTGYTELKSTAKVIGIKIENDNELIILDKSPFYVESGGQIDDLGKLIFESNSFNVVDVFKVDNRIIHVMENDSKNILRPGTELIAEVDSNRRWDIMRNHSATHFLHKALRTIIGTHVQQAGSYVGPDRLRFDFSHFAKLSTEELQDIEALVNEQLRRNLKLIHHRDTPFEQAKKMGALMFFGDKYGDKVNVVQFGDFTMEFCGGTHVYNSSEIGLFKIISESSVASGVRRIEAVTGAGVEKYIHSQLEQLKTGEQKIEELYEAKKKLEKEIAELRMKDKLGQLDHILSLSSEEKGIKIFKGKVHADSMDELKSFGDEMRSKMGSGVGVLIAQIDDKAGIVAVVSDDLIKQKNLSAGKIVGELAKLVGGGGGGRAHLATAGGKDVQHIVTALTKVEKIISKFL
- a CDS encoding glycosyltransferase family 2 protein, producing the protein MNNKKITAFLYSTGNGQGSILARQLLAHELVEKIIFLSNKNDKEIHASPNEILIKNIFSSLVVDELLNRTKTDFALFVFDKNQIEINTQAIFRLIKIAETYSAGITFSDYKILEGEIFKSNPLIDYQYGSVRDDFDFGSMVLISRDLLQKYSNELGELTCSGFYSLVLFASRNSVIKRIPEWLYLQKKSTDKIHFEKQFEYVDISKKDIQIEREKVVTDHLKKIGAFISNPSKLIEINESSFKYEASVIIPVKNREATIADAIKSALGQKTEFEFNVIVVDNHSDDKTSSIIKSFNKKDPRVIHIIPENRTLEIGGCWNLAINDERCGKFSVQLDSDDLYLDDQTLKKIISKFYQEKTAMLIGSYKLVDFQLNEIPPGIINHTEWTDDNGSNNALRINGLGAPRAYYTPLIRQIQFPNVSYGEDYAVVLEIIRNYKISRIFEPLYLCRRWHDNTDSQLSREKENENNWYKDFIRTDEILNRKK
- a CDS encoding glycosyltransferase family 4 protein, with translation MKILYSCLSKSWGGMEMFTLTAAKQLIRRNNEVKLLCIRDSRIHVEASAAGILTHAIKFRGYFNPSEIIKCGLTLRKEAFDLIHTQASKDLWLLVPALKIFQLQVPLFFTKQVGSFIEKKDFLHNKIYNRVNKAFAISNVIKKNLLETTALTEDKIILLHNGIDTERFDPEKVDRKKVRTELKISNNEIVIGMLARFSPGKGHEEFLAAAKQLNEKNDKLRFLIVGEASHGEDDYATQIIKLASQLSIENILFTGFRSDTPEVLAAMDIFVFPSHSEAFGIALVEAMAMAKPSVCSNSDGVLDIAIDGETSFLFENKNANDLAEKIQKLLSEPGLGLHMGVKARERAVNKFDLNILTDRVIRFYKQELNQDE
- a CDS encoding anti-sigma factor, which codes for MTTEERKELQLAISFGWKKLSELKDSSEFQDDSFLTELAALQNDLSLLPVTLQIENPPSQLKDKVARKLYRIKDEIRTKVKQATLNNSEIISEPTTEIQENILEDLPAVQVEEETPGVDFPVDEEPPSLMKIDDEFEEVESLENVSTKLENEIEKLVGKVKAESQKENSQLITNEPGIDIQEEDRSTELNIPQSSKHVLPYKPESRRNTFEDYAPKKKSYLFQIISFVLFFIVAVGLVIMYFKFSSDVDNYQMQVDHLNQEITTLSAQFEGNSSLQAILDSRELRVVNLQRTNKLDNGFAKVFLDPSEGRGVLQLSELPAIETGRAYHLWGNVGADYYSLSVFTSLQRMDFKNFTFSDFLIQPGSKFLLIEDPDDKTDAPGSKILFEGGIE
- a CDS encoding sigma-70 family RNA polymerase sigma factor; the encoded protein is MLSDVFVIIWRKSNLFDFDNGNVYSWIINLTRNKALDFLSRQKDSTSLPEYDDSFEDENIIPHSILKSELPEIKLALDRKEIIDKAFKKLTDAQQYVINLAYYEGLTSDEIAARLHIPPQTVKAKIKVAVNILRDNLSKGEAV
- the rocF gene encoding arginase; protein product: MVQKEKVSIIGFPMDLGSGRRGVDMGPSALRIAELSSKLINLGYEVEDLGNVQIEIMERQKVTDEKLKYLNEILKTSKLLASKVENILGRNRFPLIIGGDHSMAIGTIAGISAHCKKNKLRLGVIWIDAHADMNTDKTTPSGNIHGMPLAACMGVGNEKLVNFYGFAPKVKPENVALIGIRSVDSEERKTIKKLQVPVYTMSDVDKLGIHRIISRVLKQFKEKVDHIHVSFDVDSVDPSVAPGVGTPVAGGLSYRETHLLMESIAECGCMSSLEVTEVNPILDNRNQSAVFTVDVIASSMGQRIL
- a CDS encoding SpoIID/LytB domain-containing protein, whose translation is MKKFKQEPWITVGILTADKIDFELYGDFHSFGFRQIFSGPFSAEIINDRIICRSKSDKMEISDEIIFEPTDPIAESFLIKEVPIGKEFHWERKEKQRFIYQLKLLKHGQKIIAINFLPLENYLVSVISSEMSAKSSLQLLKAHAIVSRSWLLRQLENKSIEKSEVESVPAQIENKSESEKIVWYDKQEHELYDVCSDDHCQRFHGVTKITTEIARQAIEQTMGQVLTDSGNICDARYSQSCGGITEEFENVWQPVHHNYLKSVLDYKFEPDNYNLDFTSEANSSKWIKGNPPAFCNTLDNRILSQVLQDYDRETKNFYRWKVEYTQQELSDIIKQKTGIDFGSIIDLQPVERGKSARLVKLRIVGSKKTFVIGKELEIRKVLSKTHLLSSAIVIERGELRDSIPMRFIIWGAGWGHGVGLCQIGAAVMAYRGFMFDEILMHYFSNARITKIY